The stretch of DNA CTAGCAAATTTTCGCGTATTATTTCTAAAGTTTTTTTTCGAGGCATACTAGGTTTTACTCGTTCGATACATGAATTAATTTGGGCATGGCTTTTTGTGGCAGCGGTTGGATTATCCCCCTATGCCGCTATCTTTGCACTGGCAATTCCTTACGGTGGTATACTTGGACGAATTTTTGCAGATATGTTAAATGATGTTCCCGAACAGCCTATTATCGCCTTAAAAGCGGCAGGTTCTTCCCGACTTCAAACATTGGTTTACGGTTACCTCCCCTTGGTTTGGGCGGATTTTATAAGTTATACGATGTACCGGTTTGAATGTGCGATTCGGTCTTCCGCCATTATGAGTTTTGTTGGCTTAGGTGGACTTGGATTTCAAATTCAATTGGCTCTCGCGGATTTAAAATATGATGCTGTTTGGACATTTGTCTTCTTCTTAATTGCACTTGTGATATTTGTTGACGGCTGGAGTCATTTGGTCCGTAAGGGATTAATGAATCATAAACGAAAAAAGGGCTTTGGTTCAGGCTGGATGTCTGTTCTCATTGCCGCATTGTTAATAGCGTGTTCCTGGGTTTATATTTGGATAGGTGAAAATGCTAGCTTGTCTGAGTTATTATCGGAAAGAAATATCGACTATGCCAAAAAGTTTTTCGGTGGCCTCCTTGGGATCAACGAAGATAATCCTGCCTTTCTTAATGGAGAAAGTTGGGCACTTGTGTTAAAACTGACATTGGAGACTCTAGAAATGAGTATTATGGCAATTGGATTTTCCACCATTGTCGCTTTCATTACTGTCATTCCCGCCGCAAGAAACATCGCAAGTGGAAGTCTAACACTAAAAAAGACATGGTATAATTGGCCGTTATTTGCTTTCATCCGACTTCTTTATATCTTTTCACGTTCTGTTCCGGAGTTAGTCTGGGCGATGATGATTATCTTTATTTTTAAACCTGGAATCTTACCGGGTGCATTAGCTCTCGCTCTTCACAACTTTGGAATTCTCGGTAAACTATGGGCAGAGGTTATTGAAGATATGGACCCTAGACCTATCAGAAACCTTGCAACTGCAGGTGCTTCAAAAATAGAAATTCTCTTTTACGGAATTCTACCAATTGTTCTACCGAGATTTCTTACCTATATTCTATATAGGTGGGAGGTAATTATGAGAACAACAATCGTTGTGGGGTTTGTAGGTGCAGGTGGCCTGGGGATGGACTTTAAGCTTGCCATGAGTTATTTTAACTATACACAGATTACGTTATTATTATTGTGTTATATGATTCTTGTCATCATTGCAGACTTTGCATCTGAAACCACTAGGAAAACTGTAAAATAAGAGCACATGTCCCTATGACTTGTGCTTTTTTTATGGATTTCATCCTGCTATTAATCTGCTAGCGATTGATAGAAAAGTGCTACATTGATGATATGGTTATATTTGATTCCTCTTGGGCATTTTTCAAAATAATATTAAATAAAAAACCCAAATGCTTGTATTAGATTCATGTTTTCTATTATCCTAAGCATAGCAGACAAAATTTGCATTAAAAATAATACATAAGGATTTTGAACTGTTCAGATCACATAGGAGTTGGAGTTATTTGGAAACAAAAAGAGCTTTACCTATTTTATTTTTAGTTATGTTTTTAGTGATGATTGGTTTTGGAATCATCATTCCTGTGCTACCTTTTTATGCTGAAGAAATGGGAGCCTCCCCTACTCAACTAGGATTATTAATGGCTGTTTATTCAATGATGCAGCTTATTTTTGCACCATTTTGGGGTAAATTATCAGATCGGATTGGGCGTAAACCAATCATGATGATTGGTATTGCTGGGTTATCGTTATCCTTCTTCATGCAGGCAATGGCTACCGAACTTTGGATGTTGTTTGCGGCAAGAATCATTGGCGGATTATTATCTTCTGCTAATATGCCCACCGCAATGGCATATGTTGCTGATATAACCACACCAGAAAATCGTGGAAAAGGAATGGGTATTGTAGGAGCGGCAGTTGGTCTTGGCTTTGTTTTTGGACCAGCCATAGGTGGAATATTTTCAAAATCAAGCATGAGCATGCCTTTTTATTTAGCAGGTACTTCTTCCTTAATTACACTAGTTATTATTTTCTTTTTATTAAAAGAATCTTTGCAAAAAAATAATGCTGATGATAATCAAAGCATTAAGCAATCGCGATGGAAGGCATTTTCAGGTCCTGCATCCGTATTGTTTTTATTACAACTTTTAATTTCTCTTTCATTATCTGGCTTAGAAGCAACCTTTGCCTATTTCGCTGCCAAAAGAGCTGGATTAGGGGCTATTCAACTAGGATATATATTCATGATAATGGGATTTGCTGGTGCGATGGTACAGGGCGGTATGGTTGGAAGGTTAACAAAGAAGTATGGTGAAGGAAAAGTAATCCAAGGTGGAATTATAGTTTCAGCAATTGGTTTTGCTTTAATCCTGTTGGTAGACAGTTTTACAACTGCTGCTATATTTTTATCTATCTTCGGTATAGGAAATGGCGTCATTCGGCCGAGTGTCTCTTCCCTGCTGACAAAAACAACAGATGCCGGCCATGGAAGTGCAACTGGTCTGCTGTCTTCCTTTGACTCACTAGGCCGAATTGTTGGCCCGCCTCTTGGCGGGTGGTTATTCTCTCTTTCCATTGGATTACCTTATATTTCTGGAGCAATCATTTCTGTCATAGCCTTTGTACTGTATCAATTTTATCGGTCCAAAGCTTTAATCTTAAAAACAAATTAGCATATGTCATTAGGACATGCATAAGATAGGTTACGAGGATGTACTTGTTAAAGGAGTCGAGCGAAAATGAAAATAATTTCTCATTTCACGACGTTTTTATTCCTGTGTATCATTGTTGCACTTGTTGCCTATCTCGATTCACCGTATTCATTTATTCATAGTGGCTATTCCTACTCGACGATTAGTGAGCCAGCAGTGGCAAAGCCTGTAGATGTGGAACCACCAACAGATGTTCCGGTATTAGAGAATAGGCTTGATAGCGTTCAAAGAATGGACGGTTATTATGTGGAAATCTATCAGGAATACGAAGTTTATTACGATGAAAAAGGAAACGTTGTTAAAAGAGATCCTACTTCTAAAACAGAAAGTGTTCGGTATTGGGATGAAAACTAAAATGGAACAATAAGAAAGCTGTCGAGTTGCCTTCGACAGCTTTTTTATTTTAGCTCTTTTCTTAGACTTTGTTGCTTTTTGTAACAAAAAATAATGATTGTGCTGTGTTCTTCCGGAAATCAGCATAAATTTATTAAGAAAAGAGCTTGCAAACTAAATTCGAAAGGCGAAAAATAAAGATTTCCACGTTAAAATCGGCTTTAAGATTTTAACAACAATCGTTACGAAAATAGCCTTTATTTAAGAAACGGATGCATCCATAAGGTATTCCCTGAAAAGGAGATAAATAATATGAAAGAAATTCATGATTTATATTGTAAACAGAACTAATGTTCCTATATAATAGTTTTATCAACTATGTGTAAACTCCACCAATTTTGAGCAATAATAATTTGGAGCAAAAAGTAACTTATTTTATTTGTTGAAGGAGACCGGAAGAGAATGATTAAACCGTACTTATTGTTTAACAGAGAATGCGACGAGGCTTTTAAATGGTATCAAAAAGCTTTTGAAGGAGAAATGGTTGCGATTCAAAAATATGGAGATATGCCGCCAAATCCTGATTTCCCTGTTTCTGAAAGCGATAAAAACCTAGTTTTACATGCGGAATTGAAAATAACAGAATCAGGATATATTATGGGTTCTGATTATCAACAAGATTTACAAGCTGCTGGGAAAGTGTGTATTAGTGTGGAGCTTAATTCTGAGGAACATGCAATGAACGCATGGAACGTCCTTAAAGATGGCGGAACCGTGCATAATGATCTTCAACCAACTTTCTTCGCTAAGCTTCATGGTTCTTTAATGGACAAATATGGTATTACTTGGATGTTTACAGTTAGTTAGGTCCACAATAGGCTTCCCGAAAATGGGAAGCCTTTGTTATTTATCTTTGATCTTAAGAAGTCTTGATCTAATAGTAGAAACCCCTGCGAGATTTCAAGAGTGCTAAATTTTCTGTTTTAGTTCCAACCACCAATTTGACTTCTGCCAGAATATTCATTGGTAATTTAAGAAAAACTATTGTTATATGGAGGTGAAATATAATGAAAAAACTACTCTATGGTTTGGTTTGCGTTGCTTTTCTAGGCTTTCTGACAGCTTGTGGAGGCGGTGATGAGGAAACAGAACAAGATACAACAACTACCGAGGAACAAGCTGGCGATGAACAGGAACAAACCGCTGATGCAGGTAATGGAGAGGCTCTATTTCAGCAAAGCTGTTCTTCTTGTCATGGTGGAGATTTAAAAAGTGGAGGAGCTCCTGATTTAGATAAAATAGGCTCACAATACTCCAAAGATGAAATTTTAGGTATTATTGAAAATGGTAAAGGCGGTATGCCTGGAGGACTTCTTAAGGGCGATGATGCAGCTGCAGTTGCTTCATGGCTAGCCGAGAAGAAATAAGGAAGGAAAAACCAGAATGGATATCCAATCTGGTTTTTTTTGAGCAAATGTCTAAAAGAGCAATAATTTGATTGATTATATAGTTTACACTACAATAAAGTAGTTAACTAACATTACATAATGGTAAGGAGCAAAACATGAAATTAAAATTAATGGTCTTGGTTCTCATTTCTATTTTACTTATAACAGCATGTGGACAAAAGACACTTAGCGAGCCAATCACATTACATAACCAGGATCAGAAGGAAGTAACATTTCCATTAGAAAAACCAACGGTATTCTTCTTTATTACATCCTACACCTGAGGACTCTGCCACCAGCAGCTAGTTCAGCTGCATGAAAATATCGATAAATTAGAAGACATGGATGTTGAAATGTATGTCATTAGCAAAGATTTACCCGATGAACAGCTTCAATTATACAAAGAATTAGAAGGTATTTATGGTCAGAGTCTTTCCTTCGTTTCTGATCCCGATTTGGAATTGATTGATTTCATGGGCATGAAAAATGGTGATGTAGCCTATAGAGGATATGGGATGATTGACCAAGACGGTAAAGTCGTTTTTAAAACGGTTAACGACCACTGGGGAGAGCAAATTGATAAAACAGTTGAAGAAATAAAAAATGAATATAATAAACTAAAATAAACAACACCGAAGCCACAATCAACTAGATTGTGGCTTCGGTGTTGTTTCAAGTATCAAACATTAGTCTCTTCTTTTTCTTAAAGCTTCCCTGTCAACATTTTGCGGTGGTTGCTCAAACCATCTGTTATCAATCATTAATTTAACCCCATCATCGGCATAATCCAGTACTTCTGATACCAGTCTTATATAATTTCCACCTATATCCTTTCTCAAGCTCGCACCGATAGCTGCCCCATATCCTGCAATACTTAAAACAGATAAACTATTCGTATGAAACATCATTAACTTATCGGAAAAAGGTGAGTCAATGGATTGAGTAATGGTTGAATCCCAAGTACTAGGTAACGGAACGCCATCCTTAATTAGTATTTCTCTAAACACAGTTTCATGCTTTGCTGCTATTTCCGTTCCCCTCTCCATGAATTTCCTAACTTCAGGTGATTGAGCTGTTTGGGAAAACCCTGCTACAAACGTTCTACCAATTGAGTTAGTTTCCGTATTCTTAGATATATGTGCTAACTCAAGAACCGTTAAAGGACGATGTCTCCCAATTAATCCTGATAGAAAAGAATCATCCTGAAGGTATTCCGCTTTTTCCATCGGAGGTATGGTAGGAGAGCGAACAAACGCACCCTTTTTAAGTAATAAGTCACAGGAATCATTATAAAGCTGCATAAACCCTTGAGAAGTTTTTGAAAATATATCTCGTACGTCTCTCCGAGCCAAAACTTCGAGTAATGCTGCAGCGGCTGCGGTTCCGGCAGCAGCCATATATTTTATATAACGCATAGCAAAAAGATCTGAATAAAGTCTTCCTGCTTTTAAGTTTACATCCTCATGTGTGAAGCCTATAGGTAAACCGTGATTTTCCTTTTCAAAAATTTGTTTGACTTCATTCACAACAAGATTACAATTGGATAACGCACTTTGGATGATGTCCGTATGATCTGGATCTTCATTCACTTGTGAAAAATGCTGAACGATGCAAAATGCCATTGAATTTTGCATATAGGCACTCCATAATGCAGCAACCTCAGAAGAAACTAACTGTGGGTTATGTTCCATTTATATAAGACTCCTTAATTTTTACTAATAGTATGTACCAATTGCTCCTAAATATTGTAATTATTAAACCAACTATTTAACAAGTGGAACCATTTATCGAATGGTACGTCTAAATAGTTATAGGGGTGATGGAATGAAAAAATGGGGTCTTTTTATTATATTATTTATTGTGTTAACAGGTTGTCGTTCAACATCATTTGACGGTCATTCGGTCATAGACTGGGTTGATTTTATTAAGTGGGATGGCATTGAATACGACGGCATTTATTCTGGTGTTTTAGCGGATGAAAAATATATTGGGGAAAAGTTAGGAACTGTTAAATATAAAGTCGCAGACAACGTTACAAATCCCAATTACAAAATTAGAAATGGGGATGCTGCCTTTCATGAAAAAGGAACAGAGATTTTTACCATTAAAGGGCAGCCAAATTTAATAGCAGTAAAGGATTCTAGTCAAATTAACGGATATAAAGTGTATCATTCACGAAACGTTAAAGCACAACAATGGCATTTTAGAAATGTACCAATTGACAAAGTGATTGAAGTAGAGATTTTTCAACTCTATACTGCTGAGGGGAATAAACGACTTAGTAAATATACAAATCGTGAAGAGTTGAATCACATTCTTCAACTATTAAAGTATGGTGAAGAGTCACCAAATTTTCAGCCCAATACGGAAAAAGGTGACCCAGACTATTATCAAATTATTTTGTATACAGATGAACCAATCGCTTACAAGTATGACGTGCTAAATGATGGTTCCACCTATTATTGGTACCCATGGGATACGGAGATTTTATCAAATGAAATTCAATCATATCTAAAGGCAAAATAAAAGCTAATCGGATGATTAGCTTGTTACTTTTATTGGTTCGTTCGTTCCATTATCAATAGATTTGCTCCAAATCATTTAGGTCTTTCTATTGAAAATAACTCACCAATTTTCGCATAATTTGTACCTGCTAATCGGCTTACAGCTCCTAATCCTATTTGATCAATTCTACCTTTTTCGTAAATACTTTCCTCAATATGAAATTGAACTACTTTCCCGATGATTAAATCACATCCCGGAGAATCCTGCCCGCCTAGTTCTACTGAATGTTCTAATACACACTCCATTCGAATTTTTGCTTCCTCTACACCTGGAACAGAGATTTTTATGCTCGGGACGGGAGTTAACTGAGCTAGCTCTATCTCACTTTCATTTGGCGGCAAACTTGCTGCAGTTTGATTGATTTTAGCAACATTATTTTCATCAACGATGTGGACAACGAATTCTTTTAAATGGATTATGTTTCTTGCTGTATCTTTTTGTCTTCCGGCTGAACGCTGTATCGATAAAGAAATCATTGGTGGATTCGATGAGACAATATTAAAATAACTAAATGGAGCGCCATTTATTATCCCCTTGTCAGACATAGTTGTAACAAATGCAATAGGTCTAGGAATAATACTACCTACCAAAAATTTATAATTTTCCCTTTCAGTATTGTTGGAAGGATCAATTGAAAGCAAAAGAAATCACTCCTTTTCGTCTACCTGCTTACCTTATATGTTAGCAAACCTTGTTTTATCTGTCCTCTATGGTGCTCATATAAAAATGCGAAATCTCATGGATTTCGCATTTTTATTATTTAAGAACCAATGGTTGAATGGTTTGGTTGTCACCAATTAACGTTATTTCACTAAATGGTGTTTCCTCCCCTACTTTTGCATTCTCTGCAATGAAACTGCCACTTCCAACGACTGCACGATTAATCTCTGCATTTTCACCGATAATGGTGTTAGGTAAAATAACGGAATCCTTAATCACAGCACCTTTGCCTACGGTCACTCCATAAAACAACACAGAATTTTCAACTTTACCATAAACTTTGCAGCCTTCACTAATAATCGATTGGTGTAACGAAGCTTTTCCATCTAGATACATGGGAGGATGAGAAATTCCGTTTGTATAAATGATCCATTCTTCATGTTTTAAAATCGGGTTCGTATTTACGGATAGTAAATCCATATGTGCTTCCCAAAAGCTTTGAACAGTGCCAACATCCTTCCAATACCCATTAAAATGATAGGCATGTAAGTGGCAGCGATCACGAAGCATCGATGGAATAACATCCTTGCCAAAATCTTTGGAGGAAAATGGATTGTTTTCTTCTTTTTCTAGATATTTTTTTAAGATAGGCCAATTAAATAAGTAGATTCCCATAGAAGCAAGATTCGATTTAGGCTGAATAGGCTTTTCCTCAAACTCTATTATCCGCTTTGAAACAGGATTAATATTCATGATTCCGAATCTGCCTGCCTCACTCCAGGGGACATTAATGACTGAAATGGTGGCATCCGCTCCAGTTTGCTTATGCTCATTAACCATATGACTGTAATCCATCTTATAAATATGGTCTCCTGAGAGGATGAGCACATATTCTGGATTTTGACTTTCAATATAGCGAAGGTTTTCGAATACAGCATGTGCGGTTCCTTCATAGCTATTCTCTGCTTGGTCACTTTGATTTGGCTGAAGGATGGCAATACCACCTATCTTTCGATTTAGGCCCCACTTTTCCCCATCCTCGATATAGTTTTGAAGACTCTCTTGTTTATATTGAGTAAGGATTCCAACAGTATCAATGCTAGAATTTTTGCAATTACTAAGGGCAAAATCTATGATCCGATATTTCCCTCCAAATGGAACTGCTGGCTTTGCTAAATTACGAGTTAAATCTTTTAGTCGTGAACCTTTTCCTCCTGCTAGTAACATGGCAATACATTGTTTTTTGGCCATTAGAACCTCCTCTTTCATAATCAAATTCGCTTATGTAAATACTTATTTGCCCTCATTGTAGCACCCCTATTTAATAGAAAATATGAATAAATTGCGACGGGTAAAATGCATATTCGACGTAATTCCATTTTACTTCTACATAAAATCAACGAATCTTAACGTTTAGCTAATATAAATAAACTGTTTATGTCGAATTATAGCGATGTAATAATTGAAAAATATGAATATTTTGTGAAGAATTTGCCAAACAAAAAAACACGCTGAATATATTTTATCAGCGTGTTACAAACCATTATTAATGACCAACTGCTTTTTCAAGACCGCCTGGTTTATTATGAACAGCGAGCTTTTCTATTAATTTATTACTTTCTTTATTTAGGCCTTTTAACTGAACTTTAATTCCATTCTGATGATATTTAATGACCACTTTATCAACGGCTCCTACAGCCGAGTCATCCCATAAATGAGTTTGTGTTAAATCAAGCGTAACTTTCTCAACATCCTCATTGTAGTTAAAACTTTCAACAAATTCTGTTACAGAAGCAAAGAATAATTGTCCTGAAACGCGATAAATCTTATGGGACCCTTCTGAAGCCAGAGTGGTTACTTTTACTTTTGAAATCTTTGAAGCGAAGAAAATCGCACTCAATAAAATTCCTACTAGAACACCCTTTGATAAGTCATGTGTAAGTAGAACTGTACCAACAGTTGCAATCATTACAATTGTATCTGAAATAGGAGTTTTGTGAATATTTTTTACTGATGACCAATCAAAAGTTCCAATGGAAACCATGAACATAACTCCAACCAAAGCTGCCATAGGAATTTGAACCAAGAAATCATTTAATAGGATAATAAGCACCATTAAAAATACACCGGCTACCAATGCTGATAGTCTGCCTCGACCACCAGATTTCACGTTAATAACAGATTGTCCAATCATGGCACAGCCTGCCATTCCACCGAAAAATCCGGAAACGATATTAGCAATTCCTTGTCCTCGTGCTTCCTTGTTCTTGTCACTTGTTGTATCCGTCATATCATCTACAATGGAAGCTGTTAATAAGGATTCAACCAAACCAACAATAGCGATCGATAATGAATAAGGAAAAATGATTTGTAATGTTTCAAAATTTAATGGAATATCAGGGATTAAGAAAAATGGAAGAGATTGTGTCAATTCACCCATATCCCCAATTGTTCGAACACCGCTTCCAGTCATAACGGCAAACACAGTAATCACGATAATTGCAACTAATGGAGATGGAACAACCTTAGTGAATCGTGGAAAAATATAAATAATGGCACATGAACCTGCTACCATTGCATACATCACCCATGATTCTCCAACAAAATGAGTTAATTGAGCAGAAAAAATGAGGATAGCTAATGCGTTTACGAATCCAATCATCACCGAACGTGGGACAAATTTCATTAATTTTCCTAATTTAAGAACGCCCATTATTATTTGAATCACACCTGTTAAGATGGTTGCGGCGAGTAAGTATTGTAACCCATAGTCTGCAACTAACGTCACCATTACTAAAGCTGTTGCACCTGTTGCAGCTGAAATCATTCCTGGTCTCCCACCTACAAAGGCAATAACGACAGCAATACAAAAAGATGCATATAACCCAATCATGGGGTCAACTCCAGCGATAAGGGAGAAAGCAATCGCTTCTGGAATAAGTGCCATTGCCACGACGATTCCGGATAATACATCGCCTTTGATGTTACCAAACCATTGATCTTTCATTGTGTAACTTTTCATGAAGCACCTCTTTTCAATTCTTTAATTATTAATGACTTTCAACTCTCATGAAAGTCGGGCCGTTTTGAACAAGAAACAGTATATATGATTGTGACAAATTTGTGAAACAGAATGTAAGCGTAAATAATAATCTTTCTTTTTGTTTTACTCCTTTTTACGCTTGTTTTCTTGATAATGCTGTAAAAAATAAAAAAACAGAAGGGCTATGCCTCCTGTTTTCCGCTACTCAAGCTCTCGTTCTAAAACTTCGTTTAAATCAGTCCAGTCTAAGATACGGGGATATTGTAAATGTCGATTATAAGATTGATCCCTTACAAATACTTTTACAGAATCTTGAGAAAGTGTATCTAATACCTCAGCTTTATCATCAAAATAATAGTCCAGCTTTAATTCTTTAATAATGTGAACCTTTTCGTGATCCTGCATTCCATAGTAAAAACGGTCATCTCGAACAGGGAAGCCTTGTTCCTTCATCCATTTTTTCGTCCGTTCCCCATGTTCTTTTGGCCTTGCAGTTATGTAATAAATCTCATGCCCTTTTTCTTCAAGTTCCCGTAAGGTTTCAACTGCATTTGGAAAAGGAGGACAGTCTGTATAATAAATCTCTTCTAAGGAAGATCTCCACATTGCACTTCCCTCTTCATCTGATAACTCAAAGGGCTCATGAATCTCGACCCTTTTTAACTCGTGGAATACTTCAGATGGTACGTTTTTGTTTAACTTTTTGTTGTATATAGTAAAAGCATGCTCTCTTAAATTTATTAATGTGTCATCAATATCGAAACCAAATTTCATTTCATGGCCCCTCGTGTGTGTAGATTGGATAGCCTGTAAATTTATAATCACGACCGATTTGCTCTAAAGAAAGATTGGATAAATTCACAGCATCTTTCATTTTATCAAACCCAGATCCTGCTAGGAAAGATGGTGCTGTATGACCGCCAATGATTTTAGGTGCTACATACAAGACTAGTTTATCAATTAATTTATTTTCTAAAAAAGACCAGTTCACCGTTCCTCCTCCTTCAATTAAAACGGAGGAAACAAGCTTTTCGCCCAATATTTGTAGAACTTCTGTTGGATTTACATGCTTTGAACCGGTAGTTGGAAATACAGAAACTCCTGCTTCATCTAGAACTTTTCTCTTCTCTTTGTCAAAATTCGCACTTGTAAAGATCCAGGTTTCGGCCAACTTATCATGAATGACCTTAGATTCTAACGGAATCCGTAAAGTAGAATCTAAAATGATGCGAATGGGATTCCGGCCATTCGGTATTCGTGTAGTAAGTTCGGGATCATCTTGAATAACCGTATTAACACCAACAAGAATGCCCATATTTTCATTTCTAAGATGATGAACATCTCGTCTTGCTTCTTCTGAGGTAATCCATTTACTATCAAAAGAATGTGTCGCAATTTTTCCATCTAAAGTAATCCCGGCTTTCAGGGTGATAAAAGGTGTTTTCTCAACAATGAATTTATTAAAAACTTCATTCATCTTTTGTGACTCTGCCTGACGGACACCAATAATTACTTCAATACCAGCATCCTCTAAAATTTTCACGCCATTCCCTGAAACAACTGGATTGGGATCGAGGGTTGCAATTACAACTTTTTTAATCCCTGCCTCTACAATCGCAACTGCACAAGGTCCTGTTCTTCCATGGTGAGAACAAGGCTCAAGGGTCACATAAATCGTCCCGCCTTTTGCTTTTTCTCCAGCCATCCGAATCGCGTGAATCTCAGCATGGGGCTCGCCTGCTTTTAAGTGAGTACCAATTCCCACGATACGATTATCATTGACAATGACCGATCCGACCAATGGATTTGGGTCGGTCTGTCCTTTCATTGCCTGTGCATTATTTAATGCTAAATCCATGTAAAGTTCATGATTAGTCATTTGGGCAAGTCCCCTCATCAACTTCTTCTTCTAGATGACCAGACTTTTTAATCTTTGTCTGTAAATACTTCTCATTATACTCAGACACATCTCCCCATAATGGCTGTCTGCCTGAAACCTCTAAACCTGCTTCTTTTAAGGCATTTAATTTTTTTGGATTGTTCGTCATCAGGGTTACAGGTTTTTGACGAATAGCTTTCAAAACTTGAATGGCGTCACTGTAGTTTCTAGAGTCATCTACAAACCCAAGTCCTTCATTTGCCTCGACGGTGTCGTAGCCATTTTCTTGCAGAACATAAGCCATTGCCTTACTAAACAAACCAATT from Neobacillus sp. CF12 encodes:
- a CDS encoding flavin reductase family protein; the encoded protein is MLSIDPSNNTERENYKFLVGSIIPRPIAFVTTMSDKGIINGAPFSYFNIVSSNPPMISLSIQRSAGRQKDTARNIIHLKEFVVHIVDENNVAKINQTAASLPPNESEIELAQLTPVPSIKISVPGVEEAKIRMECVLEHSVELGGQDSPGCDLIIGKVVQFHIEESIYEKGRIDQIGLGAVSRLAGTNYAKIGELFSIERPK
- a CDS encoding MFS transporter gives rise to the protein METKRALPILFLVMFLVMIGFGIIIPVLPFYAEEMGASPTQLGLLMAVYSMMQLIFAPFWGKLSDRIGRKPIMMIGIAGLSLSFFMQAMATELWMLFAARIIGGLLSSANMPTAMAYVADITTPENRGKGMGIVGAAVGLGFVFGPAIGGIFSKSSMSMPFYLAGTSSLITLVIIFFLLKESLQKNNADDNQSIKQSRWKAFSGPASVLFLLQLLISLSLSGLEATFAYFAAKRAGLGAIQLGYIFMIMGFAGAMVQGGMVGRLTKKYGEGKVIQGGIIVSAIGFALILLVDSFTTAAIFLSIFGIGNGVIRPSVSSLLTKTTDAGHGSATGLLSSFDSLGRIVGPPLGGWLFSLSIGLPYISGAIISVIAFVLYQFYRSKALILKTN
- a CDS encoding glucose-1-phosphate adenylyltransferase; protein product: MAKKQCIAMLLAGGKGSRLKDLTRNLAKPAVPFGGKYRIIDFALSNCKNSSIDTVGILTQYKQESLQNYIEDGEKWGLNRKIGGIAILQPNQSDQAENSYEGTAHAVFENLRYIESQNPEYVLILSGDHIYKMDYSHMVNEHKQTGADATISVINVPWSEAGRFGIMNINPVSKRIIEFEEKPIQPKSNLASMGIYLFNWPILKKYLEKEENNPFSSKDFGKDVIPSMLRDRCHLHAYHFNGYWKDVGTVQSFWEAHMDLLSVNTNPILKHEEWIIYTNGISHPPMYLDGKASLHQSIISEGCKVYGKVENSVLFYGVTVGKGAVIKDSVILPNTIIGENAEINRAVVGSGSFIAENAKVGEETPFSEITLIGDNQTIQPLVLK
- a CDS encoding DUF3231 family protein, encoding MEHNPQLVSSEVAALWSAYMQNSMAFCIVQHFSQVNEDPDHTDIIQSALSNCNLVVNEVKQIFEKENHGLPIGFTHEDVNLKAGRLYSDLFAMRYIKYMAAAGTAAAAALLEVLARRDVRDIFSKTSQGFMQLYNDSCDLLLKKGAFVRSPTIPPMEKAEYLQDDSFLSGLIGRHRPLTVLELAHISKNTETNSIGRTFVAGFSQTAQSPEVRKFMERGTEIAAKHETVFREILIKDGVPLPSTWDSTITQSIDSPFSDKLMMFHTNSLSVLSIAGYGAAIGASLRKDIGGNYIRLVSEVLDYADDGVKLMIDNRWFEQPPQNVDREALRKRRD
- a CDS encoding ABC transporter permease subunit, translated to MMKLLPSLQLHKRFILTLLLLAVFVWSLTSIYWNAELFHAGGIPTMLQIVEGLIQPNLEPGLLLVGLESAWVTLAYAVAGMSLAIVYAFIVGVLASGTLTSSKFSRIISKVFFRGILGFTRSIHELIWAWLFVAAVGLSPYAAIFALAIPYGGILGRIFADMLNDVPEQPIIALKAAGSSRLQTLVYGYLPLVWADFISYTMYRFECAIRSSAIMSFVGLGGLGFQIQLALADLKYDAVWTFVFFLIALVIFVDGWSHLVRKGLMNHKRKKGFGSGWMSVLIAALLIACSWVYIWIGENASLSELLSERNIDYAKKFFGGLLGINEDNPAFLNGESWALVLKLTLETLEMSIMAIGFSTIVAFITVIPAARNIASGSLTLKKTWYNWPLFAFIRLLYIFSRSVPELVWAMMIIFIFKPGILPGALALALHNFGILGKLWAEVIEDMDPRPIRNLATAGASKIEILFYGILPIVLPRFLTYILYRWEVIMRTTIVVGFVGAGGLGMDFKLAMSYFNYTQITLLLLCYMILVIIADFASETTRKTVK
- the cccB gene encoding cytochrome c551; translation: MKKLLYGLVCVAFLGFLTACGGGDEETEQDTTTTEEQAGDEQEQTADAGNGEALFQQSCSSCHGGDLKSGGAPDLDKIGSQYSKDEILGIIENGKGGMPGGLLKGDDAAAVASWLAEKK
- a CDS encoding VOC family protein, which produces MIKPYLLFNRECDEAFKWYQKAFEGEMVAIQKYGDMPPNPDFPVSESDKNLVLHAELKITESGYIMGSDYQQDLQAAGKVCISVELNSEEHAMNAWNVLKDGGTVHNDLQPTFFAKLHGSLMDKYGITWMFTVS
- a CDS encoding lipoprotein, with translation MKLKLMVLVLISILLITACGQKTLSEPITLHNQDQKEVTFPLEKPTVFFFITSYT